A genomic stretch from Bacillus sp. E(2018) includes:
- the leuC gene encoding 3-isopropylmalate dehydratase large subunit — MSKTIIDKLWDRHIVVKEENKPDLLYIDLHLIHEVTSPQAFAGLREKNRTVRRPDLCFATMDHNIPTIDRFNIKDETSRLQVQTLEKNCEEFGIQLEGLNSEQQGIVHVIGPELGLTLPGKTIVCGDSHTSTHGAFGALSFGIGTSEVEHVLATQTLWQNKPKQMNVKIEGELGFGVTAKDVILWFIAKYGTNVGTGYIIEFSGSTVRKFSMEERMTLCNMSIEAGAKASVISPDKVTFSYISGKRYAPKNQEFLESCKRWSELASDKDATFDQTIEIDASEIEPMVTWGTTPSMCLPISGVIPSEKNFSSIEEKQSLLNALHYMGFSGNEKVENIPVQHVFIGSCTNSRLSDLLQASKVVEGRHVHPEVRAIVVPGSQAVKKEAEILGLHQIFLDAGFEWRESGCSMCLGMNDDIVPEGERCASTSNRNFAGRQGKGARTHLVSPIMAAAAALNGKFIDVRSILPKEVDHYAGV; from the coding sequence GTGAGTAAAACTATAATTGATAAACTTTGGGATCGTCATATTGTCGTAAAAGAAGAAAATAAACCAGATCTTCTCTACATTGATCTGCACCTCATTCATGAAGTAACATCACCTCAAGCGTTTGCTGGGCTAAGAGAAAAAAATAGAACTGTCAGACGGCCGGATCTTTGTTTTGCAACAATGGATCATAACATCCCGACGATCGATCGGTTCAATATTAAAGACGAAACGTCACGTTTACAAGTTCAGACGCTTGAAAAAAACTGTGAGGAATTTGGGATCCAACTTGAGGGGTTAAACTCTGAACAACAAGGTATCGTTCACGTTATTGGACCGGAACTTGGATTAACACTGCCAGGAAAAACAATCGTCTGTGGGGATAGTCACACCTCCACGCATGGTGCTTTCGGTGCTCTCTCTTTTGGGATCGGCACAAGCGAGGTTGAACACGTACTTGCTACACAAACGCTATGGCAGAATAAACCAAAACAGATGAACGTTAAGATTGAAGGCGAGTTAGGTTTTGGTGTTACAGCCAAAGACGTCATCTTATGGTTCATAGCGAAATATGGAACGAATGTCGGTACAGGTTATATCATTGAGTTTTCTGGTAGCACCGTTAGGAAATTCTCGATGGAAGAGCGAATGACACTTTGTAATATGTCAATAGAAGCTGGAGCAAAAGCATCGGTTATTTCTCCTGATAAAGTTACTTTTTCTTATATATCAGGAAAGCGTTATGCTCCAAAGAATCAAGAATTTCTAGAAAGTTGTAAGAGATGGAGTGAGCTTGCAAGTGATAAGGATGCGACATTTGATCAAACGATCGAAATCGATGCTTCAGAGATCGAACCAATGGTCACTTGGGGAACGACGCCTTCCATGTGTTTGCCGATTAGTGGAGTAATTCCTTCAGAGAAAAATTTTTCTTCTATAGAAGAGAAGCAATCGTTACTAAATGCTCTCCATTACATGGGCTTTAGTGGAAATGAAAAAGTGGAGAATATACCTGTGCAGCACGTGTTTATTGGATCTTGTACAAATTCAAGACTAAGTGACCTTCTTCAAGCTTCTAAAGTTGTTGAAGGCAGACACGTACATCCAGAAGTTCGAGCGATCGTAGTTCCAGGTTCACAAGCTGTGAAAAAAGAAGCAGAAATCTTGGGATTGCATCAGATTTTTTTAGATGCAGGGTTTGAATGGCGTGAGTCGGGTTGTTCGATGTGTTTAGGTATGAATGATGATATTGTTCCAGAAGGGGAAAGGTGTGCTTCTACCTCAAATCGTAACTTTGCTGGCAGACAAGGAAAAGGGGCCAGAACACACCTTGTGAGTCCAATCATGGCTGCTGCGGCGGCCTTGAATGGAAAATTCATAGATGTTCGTTCTATCCTTCCAAAGGAGGTAGATCATTATGCCGGGGTTTAA
- the leuD gene encoding 3-isopropylmalate dehydratase small subunit yields MPGFKTHSGSAAVLDRDHVDTDQIIPKQFLKKIDKAGYGEFLFFDWRYHSDGTENKDFELNSQETKEATILVTGKNFGCGSSREHAPWALKDYGFQVIIAESFADIFFNNCVKNGILPIRLSKEEIRNLQSERDGNLVRTLRVDLEQQLVKSEKGEVFTFEFDPYWKKMLLNGWDEISVTLQQEALIKKYEDERIVN; encoded by the coding sequence ATGCCGGGGTTTAAAACACATTCAGGCAGTGCGGCAGTTTTAGACAGAGATCATGTGGACACAGATCAGATCATTCCGAAGCAATTTTTAAAAAAAATTGATAAAGCCGGATACGGTGAGTTTTTGTTTTTTGATTGGAGATATCACTCTGATGGAACAGAAAATAAAGATTTTGAACTGAATTCGCAAGAAACAAAAGAAGCTACGATATTAGTTACAGGTAAAAACTTTGGTTGTGGGTCTTCAAGAGAGCACGCACCTTGGGCATTGAAGGATTATGGTTTTCAAGTAATTATCGCTGAAAGTTTTGCGGATATTTTCTTTAACAATTGTGTGAAGAACGGCATCTTGCCGATTCGGCTCTCAAAAGAAGAGATTCGAAACTTACAGAGTGAAAGAGATGGAAACCTTGTACGAACGTTGAGAGTAGACCTTGAGCAGCAACTTGTAAAAAGTGAAAAAGGTGAAGTGTTTACTTTTGAATTTGATCCATATTGGAAAAAGATGCTTCTTAACGGATGGGACGAAATATCAGTAACTCTTCAACAAGAAGCTCTTATAAAAAAATATGAAGATGAAAGGATCGTGAACTGA